The Epinephelus lanceolatus isolate andai-2023 chromosome 10, ASM4190304v1, whole genome shotgun sequence genomic sequence GTAATAAGTCAGAATGGAGTATAGTATGGAAATTGTGGTTGAAACACGTGCTCTGTCTTGTACGTGCAGTTGTGAGTTTAAGTGTGTCAACATGTGTTTTACGGCAGCTGCCAGTTGTAACTATCGCAAAGAGTGTTCTAGTGTCTGTGCTCGTTCTCTTGTGCCCCATTTACCTCGGCACACTGCTTGGACTCATGTGGTGAACATTGTGTGAAATCCTCACGTGCATGGGGCTTTTGTGgagtcctggcattcatgtgcaGATGGGATAACCCACAGTGTCCTCTGTTCGTGCACGCTCGGGGACAAATACTCAAACATAAACAAGCACACTAACAACAAATCCAATTTTCTACCATGTGGTGAGCCCAAAAGTTAAGTCAGCACTTCAGTTCACAGCACACAGTGTAAGTCATAGGAGTGAGAGCGGTAAAGCACAGACATGGGAGGGAGtgaggtcaaaggttaaaggtTAGATCATGGGcgcaggttttgtttcaacattggagGGGGAAACATGTGAAACGGGGGGGTTTGAGGATACTCAACCAGAACATTTTAGCATCAAAAACCTAatgtcctgcattctggtgattttttatgcaccaatttgtgcattttctgcttcaatttatgttgttaatgtctTTACCTTTGTCAAGACAAAGGTCCTCTGCCACATTCATGTCTTTGTTAAAGGGAACAAATGTATATGTTCTAAATATTCGGGCATGTCACCTCTGAAATCTACACCAAATGGCCAcatcatctcacttcagtcCAACATAAACTTAACCTTTTGTCTGACCTGAACCAAAGCACAGAGATGAGAAACTCTATTTCCACTGGAATCTGCTACTAGTGATTAGTTCTAgctatatttttaaattatagCACGTTAATTATACTTGTTGTGTTACGATTCAACTAATGTGTAATGGTGACAAAATATTTGCCAAGTCTAATGTTCTCTTAAGCTGCCTTTTGAATGTATATTGTATCTGCAAGTAAAACTATGTGTAGCAAATTTCCTACATTTCATAGACTGTCTGATCTTTCTACTGACAATATTTATTGTGTTATAGCCTTACTGCAATAACCTTGATCAAAAAGACAAGTTAAAGTTTTTGCCAGCACTAATAATCCGATCGAAAGAAATTCTGCTAATTTGTATTGAAGGTTTTGATGCTTAATCTACGGGAAGTTTTCAGCGATGTCCATTTCTACACCCTAAGCACGCTGCcacaaatacagacactgcCTGTACCGCTACTCAATTTCAGTCTCAGATTTTCTGCTTCTGATCGTTCACCATATCTGAGATCGAGTTAAGTCGGGTGGTTCTGGTCTTGGGCATCTCATCCTCAGTTACGGCAGTACAGTTGTTGTCTTCTGCAGAGGGTAATCCTGGGGTTAAATCCTCTGTAGATTTTTTACACCTTCCAAACATATGCAGCCTTTGTAGCAACTGCAGCAGAGCAACTCTTAGCTCTCGACAGCGCAGTGCATACAGCAGTGGGTTGACTGCAGAGTTGACCAGGCAGAGGGTGCTGCAAAAGGCAAAGGCCCTCTGCTGGTTGTGGGTCAGGATCACAGAGACATCAGCCAACATGAAGGAGAGTGCAGGAAGCCAGCAGCTCACTAGTATGACTAGGATCAGGCCAAAGGTGCGCGCTAGCCTGATATCCATCCTCATGCGGGCCTGGCCTGTGCCTGCTGCTCCCTGGAGGCTGGTCATGGAGGACTCATGCTGGTGAGCCTTCCACAGGATGAGAGCATAAGCCCCCAAAATGAGAGCCAGGAGCACCAGAGTGAGGCTGGTCCAGCAGGCCAGATAGCCCTGGCTGATGTAGGGAAACAGGCGTGAGCAAGGTGGATTAAGCCCTGTGGGACACCTCCAGCCCATCAGAGGCAAGAAGGAGATGGCGATGGTGGCACTCCAAAGGATCAGCAGGCTCAGCAGAGCTCGCCGGCGGGTGAGCAGAACCTTGTAGCTGGAGGCCTGCTGGATACAGAGGTAGCGGTCCAGAGCAGTCAGCAGTAAACTCCCCACTGAGCTGGTGAAGGCCATGGTGACACCACCTAATTTGAAGAGGTAAGCAGTGGGGCCGTCGCTGCGCCGAaacaggtgaaagtccaggaaGCTGGTGGTGAAGAAGCAGCTGGCGAAAACATCTGCCAGAGCGAGGCTGGCAATGAACAAGTAGGAAGGCCGCCGCCGCAGGGTGGCTGTGGCAGCGATCACTCCCAGCACAAGAACATTTTCCAGCAGTGTGATGGGACCTGCCAGTAAACAGATGGAGCCGATGGCTGTCTTCTCTGCCTTGATAAGGACCATGTAGCATTCCAGATTCTCACAAGACCTGTTCACTGTGAGAAAAACACAGGTATAAACAGTGTACTGAAACTACAACTGCACAAATAAATGCaccattaaaggtccagtgtgtaggacgtagggggatatattgacagGAATTGAATGGAAtatgataagtatgttttctttaatgtataatcacctgaaaataaaaatcattgtacttttgttaccttagaatgagtcatttatGTCAACATAGGGAGCAGGACCTCATctacagagtccgccatgttgcatcACCATGCTAACACTGATTTTTCCAATGCGAAATTGcgttattcagtgtttttaccagtttaaatcactagGCCTCTTTGGTTTGGAGAGGATGAGACCTCTACAGATGCTTACTTAATGTCtgaatcttaagttatcagagcaaaaaaggtgagcatacattagcacgttgtcagagaaacactgatttgtaacatgaaaatgctttattcagtgttttcactcatTTTAAACGCATGGTTCTTTTATTTTGGAgtagaagagacctctgcagataatttggttcaacaatgaacattgaaggaatcccaaccaggagaagtttcagctgattgcaatctgcaTACCCCActgctagatgtcactaaatccccctaaatgttacacactgttcctttaagtattACATTTGCTGGAAAACCCCATTTCAGATTGAGGGTGCTTACCTATTGGGGATGAGACATTCCCTTTAGCTTCTGTGGGTCCTAAAGATGTGTGAACCTCCCACTCCTCCATTGCAACTGTTACTGTATGAGCCAGTACTAGATTATAagtagaaaataaagaaaattattTCAATATGTTATTCTTTATATAGATTATGATCCTGTCTGTCGCAAAAGAACAAGACTTATTAACAGCAGAAatttccaaaataaaagtactgcATCTTaagctttttcagttttatcTTAACTTCTAAAGCACATAAAAACAATGTCATGTtgagaaacaaaaatacaagtaaaaaGCAATAAGTTAACGATAACTGAAGTAAATGGGTTAGACAAGACAGAACAATCAAAACatttacaggaaaaaaagaaataatcagtGTGGTCACTGTGTCAATATTTGATGACAagcatgttttacattgtacatCCAATGTTAAAAGTTGTACATACAAGTGGATGAGACAATCAGCTTCCTGTGGAAAACAGATAAAGTAGAAGATGTAATGCCTTTTCCTCTCTTTGTCAATATTGAACTTGGTGCTTATAGGGAACATTAACATTTGTGAGTCAAGACGGAAAGTCATCTAGAGGTCAATTATCATTACAGTATCTGCCTGGGCTGATATTGAAGAGATGGATGCAAGGAGCCTTAAGCAAGACATAAACTACTTCTTACTCAATGAACAATTGCCAAATTTTATTCAAGAAaaaaccttcttcttcttcttcttcttctttaataTGTACTACAACCTGTGTGATTAACATGGCAACCTTTTAAGGTGATTTTCAATGTGAATGTCATGCATATCTCACAAATGTTTAAGCATGCAGCTCATATATGATGATGCTGTCTTTGTATCGTGTGTGTGCCCAATGAAACTTTCGAAAATCTCTCTCTGCAAGACATCCTCTGTGCTTTAAGTGATTTTTTATTAACTGAATCCAgagaattaatatttaatcCATATTTCCACAATCACTTTGGCAGGGATTTTACTGTAAGTGCATTCAGTTATCTGCAGAGATGAACATAACAGCAGCCTCATGTTGTTGGCCTATTATCACATTTAACAGGATGAAGACTGCCCCCTTTTGGAATTAGACGGGATTGTATTGTAACAAAACGGTAAAGCAGAGGCTGAAGGTCACCACAGAGATGAGCAATCTGCTGCAGAGTGCATCACCTGTATGCAATCAATAGATTAAAGTATGTGTGGGAAGCCGGTGTGAGAGGGATTTGATTAAAGTAAATAATACTGTGATAAACAGAGAGTGGCCCCCTATGATTGCTTGCAGAGAGTGGTTTAAACGTAATATATTTTATAGTCAAAACATgacctaaacacacaaaaaaatatgaatgtaaaTCACATTGATTTTAAAGATAAAGCTGGGACATTACATACAtcacataaaaataaacattgatATGGACTGAGGGAAGTAGTTGGCGCATGTGATGCAGTATAAGTGATTATAGACTAAAGGGAGCACTTTCACCAAATCAGGTCACTGTGCCCTTCAATTCCTTGTTTTCCTTTTATTCTATTCCTGCAAccattatttctgtttttcatcatAAATATGACACAGCCTTATGAAAGCACAGAAAATATATATGTGGGTAAAAGTAGTAGGAGTAAATTACTTTCCAGAAAGCCCTTTATTGGCTTGAGGGGCAATATTTCCCAATACAGGCCATATGGGTGCAAGCACTGTGGATATTACACCACCTCAGGCTCTTTTCTCCCTCGTGGTGAGGAAAGAAAAAATTGATTGACACAGTGCTGTGCTTTGACTCTTAAGAACCAGTCAGACTTATAAAAAATGATTGTCTCTTCAAGAGCATACAGGAGCAGTGCATACAGGAACCTccatatataataaaaaacatacaGGCATCCATTTTAGTCACATCACTGGCgacatgcacagtgaaatacagtGTGGCAATAACCCCTTGAGTCACTGTTGCACCGCGCCACATTATTTCAAAATATCACAAGCCCTTCTGGCTCaagatgggggaaaaaatgaaaacactagTTCAAGTCTCGTGTTTCATAGTAGCAGGAGAGAATAAAAGCGTTAAAAAATAGGTCAAAAGTAGCATACATATAGTGCATGAATACACACagtgaataaaatgaaatgtaaatcaCATTTTCATAGATATGGCAATGCCTTTCAAATACAAATTAGGAAGTTATTATTTCTGCATCTTAAACCTGtgataaaataaacttaaaagaGCTTACCGTTTGTTGTGTCTTTTGGGTGGTTTCCTTGTTTGCTTCCTGCTAGAGGGGCACCCGAATCAAGTCTCAGCCACAGAGCAACCACAGCATGATCGCACGGTCCTGCAGACCTGACTGGTGGCAAAGTGCATGAGTGAGGGGAGAAGATAAGGAGGGTGGTTGTGatgacatgagagagagagagggagggagaaagagagagacacacatgtGGAGAGATGACAGAGACCTACATGTACACTGGAATCTGTGACAAGAATAAAGTAATAGCAATAAAGTCcaatttttatgtgttttattgtaaCAGCAAAAGGTGAAAGGGACAAGATGAAACATTTACACAGTAATAAAGGCCAGCAGTATTGATCACACACTTCTTGCCTCTCCAGCAGTCTGGGTCAGGGTGGACTCCAGGGGAGGAGAGCACTTAAGCAGGTGTGAAGAACATGTCgataaaaaagaagagaaaaacgCACCATATGACCTTTATTCAAAATATGTGCACAAAATGACCTTTAAAAATCGGATTTGGCTGCAAATCCATCATCACAAACCTGTGAGTGTTTTTCTAATGCATTAATAACCTGATAAGCTCATGCTGAGTTAAGATTATTGTGCCATACTACTATCCCCCAGGTTAAGAATGAACTTTCATGCTCATATTTATAACCTCATTTGTCTCATCCAGTCAAGGTGGCTATAAAACATCTTGCCGTCGAATTATTCCTATTTGTGCAGCGACAGTTTTTCCTTCCACCTCTTTTGCTAATTACTTTCCACTCATCTTCATTTGACGGACAGTATCTACcatcacacatgcacaacacTCCCTCACATCATACTCCTTAAAGGAATACAAACATATCCAAATTTCTCGCCTTTTGTGGATGGAAAGCACCAGCAAGTTGATAAAAAGTGAGATTTTAATTACGTCTGCTTTGTTAATTTAAAGATTATAATTGTGTGCATGAGAGAAGACTGTGTAAAGAGCTCTTTTGCAAACATTTGATTGCTTTCTTGGTTAATAAAGTGTGCAAACCAGCTTTCTTTGCAACTTtgcaatcatttttattgcttcTTTTATATTACATAATTGAATAACGCCCACTGAGGCCATGTTAGTGGGTGGGTCAGAGTGTAGTACTGCTTACAGTACAACAGAGGGCAATGCTAAGCAGCCATGAGCTGGTGGACATCAGGAGTAACCTGGCAGTGAAAGGTTGTTCAGTGTTTCCGTCCTCATCATTTATAATAGATACAAAATTTAAGGTCAAGATGCAGTTTCCTCAGCAATTAAGGCCGTTTAATTTGGCTGATGTCCCTCTGGTGAAAATAAAGTCAATTAGTAGTTCGATAACAATTCAATCAGGTCATGAAATCACATACCGGAGGCATTTTGAAATGAATTAGCATCCTATTTAAGAGAAAAGTATGCTAAGTGAAACAGAAACTGGGACTAACAAATTTATTAAATGACAAGAGAGGAAAATAGGTTAGGAAGGGATGTTTAATGTCATCTTTATATTTAGACAGCATTCAAGTAAATTATgatttggagggaaaaaaaaaggtcttgTAATGAGACACTGATATCTGGTGCACTgcgtcctctcctcctctcagctGATAGATCCAGCAGGCCAGAAGGCAGGAAATTAGATTACAGGAGCAGACAGCACAGCTCCAATAAGATTTCTTCTCAGTCACTGTCTGGTTCAGGTGCAGCACAAGAGCACAGACCACAGGACAGAATAAAGCCTGACATGTTCAGTTGTTGGTTGGATCCTGCCCCaacgtttgttttttttttaaatcaccctGGACAGAAACATCAGGGCTCACTTTGCTGTTTTTCCGGTTGAATCCATTAATCAAATTTCCTCTCCTCATTTCCAGATTGCCAGACCAGACCTCCAGACAGCAGGATCAGATCACTGATgtgaaaaacacaagaaaaaaaatgaacagatCAAACATAAATCAAATTATTTCACAGTAAATGATTTAATAAGACTCGATTATTTACTTGGTTCTTGGAATACTATAAGGCAGTAGTAAAATGCTTGAATTATAAATTTGTAAATCAAAAGTGGTATTGAGAACTACAAATGTAGCCTACATGGATAGACCAAAATTAACAGGCTTTCGTCAAATAAACTGTAAAGTACAAAACCTAATCTCCTGTTTAAGCATTCAGCATTTACCAAAACAGTATGAAGGGGTATTAAAAACGTGTGTTTACTTGTAGTTGCATTCATGGCATTGAGGTCAAGAGTCATATTTACTGAGCTGTTCAGTCATGTTTTCCACAACATTTAAAGGtcctgtgtgtaggatttagggaggtATATTGGAGGAAATGGAGTAGAATATAACAAGTGTGtttcctttagtgtataatcatctgaaaataagatttgttgtgtttttgttataaaATTAtttctacatacagagcaggtcctcatccactgaggtcattttgttctACGATAGTAAGAACACACTAACCAAACATACCTCTAGATGGGGA encodes the following:
- the cnr2 gene encoding cannabinoid receptor 2 codes for the protein MEEWEVHTSLGPTEAKGNVSSPIVNRSCENLECYMVLIKAEKTAIGSICLLAGPITLLENVLVLGVIAATATLRRRPSYLFIASLALADVFASCFFTTSFLDFHLFRRSDGPTAYLFKLGGVTMAFTSSVGSLLLTALDRYLCIQQASSYKVLLTRRRALLSLLILWSATIAISFLPLMGWRCPTGLNPPCSRLFPYISQGYLACWTSLTLVLLALILGAYALILWKAHQHESSMTSLQGAAGTGQARMRMDIRLARTFGLILVILVSCWLPALSFMLADVSVILTHNQQRAFAFCSTLCLVNSAVNPLLYALRCRELRVALLQLLQRLHMFGRCKKSTEDLTPGLPSAEDNNCTAVTEDEMPKTRTTRLNSISDMVNDQKQKI